Within Cnuibacter physcomitrellae, the genomic segment GCGAACGCGGCGACGGCGACGACCGGGCGGTCGTCGCGTCGGTGTTCGCCCACTTCCGACGCGACATGTGGCCCATCCTCGGGCAGACCACGCTCGACGCCGTCCGCGTCCTCGACTGGGCCACCGCACGCTTCCCCGTGGCTGCGGACGACATCGTGGCCGGTGGGCTCTCGATGGGGGGCGACATCGGCGTCGCTCTCGCGGGGATCGACCGGCGCGTGACCCGGGTGGCCGCCGTGGGCGCGACGCCCGACTGGACCCGGCCGGGCATGCGACACGTCGGGAACCCGGAGGAGGTGATCCTCCAGGGCGATCCGACCGCCTTCGGGCAGTGGATGTACTCGCACCTCGACCCGATGACCCACCCCGGCGGCTACGCTCACGGCCCGGCGATCGCGTTCGAACTGGGCGCGGACGACACGCACGTCCCGCCGGAGGCCGCGACGCGGTTCCGCGAGGCGCTCCGCGCGGCGGCACCCCTCGCCGCGGAGCGGATGCGCGTGACCGAGCACGCGGGACTGGACCACCTCGGCGCGATCCGCGACACGCGTGTGGTCGAGTCGGCGCTCGCCTGGCTGGCGGACCCGTCGTAGGAGCGGGGCGCGCCCATCGCAGGAGCGGGTCGGGCCCGTCGTAGGAGCGGGGCGCGCCCATCGAAGGAGCCCGTCGGGCCCGGATCAGGGCGTGAGGATCCAGGTCCAGATGAGGAGGAGGGTGACGAGGAAGCCGGTGACGAAGTTGAGCAGCAGGAAGCGCCGCCAGCCGCGGTTCGCCCCCTCGGCCTCGGCGTCGGTGATCGACCAGAACGGCAGGATGCTCACCGCGTAGGGCAGGGCGAGCAGACCCGCCAGCGGGCCGGGCCACGGCGTCAGCAGCATCAGCGCTCCGCTCACCAGGTACGCGACGAAGGCCAGGCGCACTGTGGCGCGAGCGCCGATGACGGTCGCGACGGATCCGATGCCGGCCTCCCGGTCGGGGACGATGTCCTGGACCGCGCCGAAGGCGTGGCTCGCGACACCCCAGACGAAGTAGGCCGCGAGGAGCGCCACGAGGGCCGGCGTCACGGTCGCACCCGCGAGGGCGAACCCGTAGACGGCCGGGCTGACGAAGTGCGTGCTCGAGGTGAGGGAGTCGAGGAACGGGCGCTCCTTGAAGCGCAGCACCGGCGCGCTGTACGCGATCACGGCGAAGACGCTCACGGCGAGGACGAGCCACGACAGGGGCGAGCCGGCCAGCACGAGGACCACGAGGAAGGGCACGTTCGTGATGACCACGCCCCAGAGGGTGATCCGGTGCAGGGACCGGTCGAGCACGGCGCCCTCGACGCCGCCCTTGCGCGGGTTGCGCAGGTCGGACTCGTAGTCGAAGACGTCGTTGATGCCGTACATGGCGAGGTTGTAGGGCACCAGGAAGTAGATCGTGCCCACGATGAAGACCCAGTCGACCTCGCGCACGGTCAGCAGGTACGCCGCCGCGAACGGGTACGCGGTGTTGACCCACGACAGCGGGCGCGACGAGAGGAGCAGCTGGCGGATCATCGCGGCTCCTCCCCCGGCTCCGGCGCGCGCGGCGCCACCCGTGCCCGAGGCGCCACACGCGCCCGACGCTCCAGGAGCACCCACAGCGACGGCAGGAGCACGGCCGCTGCGATCGCGTAGGCGAAGTCCTCGACCGGCGCGATCCCGATGAAGGCGCCGCTGATGCGATCCGGGGCATACGCCACGAGGCCCACGGCGATCATCACGTTGTCGAACACGGCCGTCATCACGAGCAGCACGCCGAGGCCGAGGCCTCCCGCCGCCAGCGAACGCCTCAGCACGGCGCCCGACCGACGAGCGAGCACCACCACCGCGATGATCCCCACCCCCGCGGTGACCGCGAGGAAGAAGGAGTTGAGCGCCCAGTACGTCATGCCCCCTCCCCCGCTCCCGCCCGAGACCCGGTCCGGCGACCCGCAGCGGCGAGCATCCGACGGGCGCCGCAGAACAGCACCATCGTGAGGTAGCAGAGCAGCAGGAGGAAGAAGACCTCTTCCACGGGCAGCTCGGGAGCGATCACCAGGCCCGTCATGAACGCCGTCTCGCCGCGGCAGAACACGCCGAGACCGATGCCGAAGAGGTCCCAGACGAGGAAGAACACCACGCCCGTGACCAGGACCACGACCGCGCGCACGGGAGCCCCGGCGAAGACGAAGAGCCGGAACCGGACGTCGAGCGTGACCATGCCGCCGATCGAGATCAGCAGCGCGCAGAGGTAGAGGACGCCCATCCGCGATCGGTCAGCTCCTGCCGCCGGACGGTGCGCCGGGCACCATCCGGTCGACCGTGTCGAGGGGTTCGAGCGGCTCCGCGAGAGGCGTCGTGGAGACGTCACCGCGCAGGCGCTTGATCACCAGCTCGGCGCTGATGAGGCACATCGGCAGTCCCACTCCGGGCATGGTGGACGCCCCCGCGTAGTAGAGGCCGTCGACCTTCGAGCTCACGCCCTTCGCCCGGAACATCGCGCTCTGTCGGAGCGTGTGCGCGGGCCCGAGGGCGGTGCCCTTCCAGGCGTGGAAGTCGTCGGCGAAGTCGGCCGGCCCGACCGTCCGGCGGACGAGGATGCGAGAGGCGAGGTCCGGGATGCCGGCCCAGGCCCCGATCTGCTCGATGGCGGCGTCGGCGATGGTCTCGATGCGCGCGTCGCCGTCCCCGTCCACTCCCCCGCGTCCGAGCGAGACGTCCGGAGCGATCGGCACCAGCACGAAGAGGTTCTCCTCGCCGTCGGGCGCCACGGCAGGGTCGGATGCGCTGGGTCGGCACACGTAGATCGACGCCGGGTCCGGGACGGCCGTGCCGGGCGGGGAGTCGAAGATCGCGCGGAAGTTCGACCGCCAGTCCTTCGTGAAGAACAGCGTGTGGTGCTCGAGCTCGGGCAGCTCGCCGCGGACGCCCAGCAGGATCAGGACGGCGGACGGACCCGCGGTCCTCTTCTCCCAGTACGACTCCGGGTAGGTCTGGAGCTCGGGCAGCAGGAGGTCCGTCTCGCTGTGGTGGAGATCGGCGGTCGAGACGACGAGGTCCGCGTCGATGGAGTGGGCGCGACCCTCCGCATCCGACCAGTTGACCCCGCCCACGTGAGGGAGCTGGCCCTTCGCCGCCTGCCGCGGCGCCTCGACCGCCGCCGGCACCGTGGCGGCCGGCTCGTATTCCCCTCCGAGCATGCGACGCAGCTCGTCGCGGTCGAGCACCGTGGTGTCGAACTCCGTGGTGGGGTAGTCGTACGGATCCGCCGGCTTCGTAATGGCCTCGGCCGCCGCTTCCGCCTCGACTGCGAGCACGATGCGGGTCGCTTCGGCCCCCGTGATGATCTCGACGCCCTCTCGGCGGGCGATCCGCTCGAGAGCGTGGATCACCGAGGTGAACCCGCCGCGCGGGTAAAGCACGCCGTCGGCGAGGTCGAGGTGGCTCATCAGGTGGTACATGCTCGGAGCGGAATACGGCGAGGTACCGAGGAAGACGCCCGGGTAGCCGAGGATCTTCTGCAGCCTGTCGTCGTGGACCGTCCTGCCTGCGAAGGACATCAGGTTCTCGGTGAGCAGCCGGACCAGCTTGGGGAAGCGCTTCAGCACCGGCCCGACGAGCAGCGGTCGGACCTGGTCGAACGTCGAGTAGAGGAAGTGCTCCTTGGCGAGCCCGTACGTCTCCGCGGCGGAGTCGAGGTACGCCTCCATCCGCGGTCCCGAGCCCGGCTCGAGCGACTCGAACAGCGCGATGTTCTCCTCGCGGCTCGCGGCGATGTCGATCGGCTTCGGGTCGCCCTCCGTGTACACGCGGTAGCCCGGGTCGAGGCGCACCAGATCGAGCTCCTGGTCGGCGCTCGTCCCCATGAGCTTGAAGAAATGGTCGAACACCTCGGGCATGAGGTACCACGACGGGCCGGTGTCGAAGCGGAAGCCGTCCTGCTCCCAGCTGCCCGCCCGGCCGCCCAGGCTCTCGTTCTTCTCCAGGAGCGTCACCTGACGTCCCTCGCGGGCCAGCAGCGCCGCCGTGGCCAGGCCGCTGATCCCTCCTCCGATCACGACCGCTCTCGACGTCACTCCGCTGCTTCCTTCTCGACCGCCCGTGGCAGCCGCCCGACGGCGGCCCCTGCAGCTATTCTCGCCTTCACCGGGTTGGGAACGCGGATGCGGGTCGTCATGAGCGTGGCGGCGGGCGTGTCGCGAAGTCGTGTCGCCAACTCCTCGAAGAGCCCCTGGGCCAGGGCCACCGCCCTCCGCGACGACGGCGGGAGCCCGGGCAGACAGCGGGCAGCGCAGGCGAGGTCGTCGTCGATCTCGGCCAGGATCTGCGCCTTCTGGGCCTCCGTGAACGACTCGACCGTCACATCCGGGAAGTAGCTGCGCCCGAGGGAGCGGAAGTCCGCGGCCAGGTCGCGGAGGAAGTTGATCTTCTGGAACGCCGCTCCGAGGTGCTTCGCGCCGGTCTCGAGACGCGCTCGCTCCGACGGGGTCACGTCGACTCCACGCAGGAACGCCGCGAGGCACATCAGGCCGACGACCTCGGCCGATCCGTACACGTAGTCGTCGAACGACGCGCGGTCGTGGGCCGTCCGGGTGATGTCGGCGCGCATGGACCGGAAGAACGGACGCGTGAGGTCGGTTCCGATGCCGACCTGCCTGGAGGTCAGCGCGAAGGCGTGCACGATGAGGTTGGTGCTGTATCCGACGCGGATGGCCTGCTCGGTCTCCGCCTCGAGCGCATCCAGCCGCTCGCGGATCCCGTCGGCGTCGAGGTGCGCCGACTCCCCCAGCCCGTCGACGACCTCGTCGGCGATCCGCACCAGCGCGTAGATGTTCTCGACGTCGCGGCGCACCGTCGGACCCAGCAGACGCGCGGCCAGACCGAAGGAGGTCGAATAGCGGCGGATCACGATCGCCGCCGTCTCGACGGCGACACGGTCGTAGAGCGAGAGCTGCGACTCGCGCGCGGCCTCGGTCATCGGACGCGCTCCAGCACCCCGGCCACCACGGGGCGGAACTCG encodes:
- a CDS encoding prenyltransferase gives rise to the protein MIRQLLLSSRPLSWVNTAYPFAAAYLLTVREVDWVFIVGTIYFLVPYNLAMYGINDVFDYESDLRNPRKGGVEGAVLDRSLHRITLWGVVITNVPFLVVLVLAGSPLSWLVLAVSVFAVIAYSAPVLRFKERPFLDSLTSSTHFVSPAVYGFALAGATVTPALVALLAAYFVWGVASHAFGAVQDIVPDREAGIGSVATVIGARATVRLAFVAYLVSGALMLLTPWPGPLAGLLALPYAVSILPFWSITDAEAEGANRGWRRFLLLNFVTGFLVTLLLIWTWILTP
- a CDS encoding lycopene cyclase domain-containing protein, with protein sequence MTYWALNSFFLAVTAGVGIIAVVVLARRSGAVLRRSLAAGGLGLGVLLVMTAVFDNVMIAVGLVAYAPDRISGAFIGIAPVEDFAYAIAAAVLLPSLWVLLERRARVAPRARVAPRAPEPGEEPR
- a CDS encoding lycopene cyclase domain-containing protein yields the protein MGVLYLCALLISIGGMVTLDVRFRLFVFAGAPVRAVVVLVTGVVFFLVWDLFGIGLGVFCRGETAFMTGLVIAPELPVEEVFFLLLLCYLTMVLFCGARRMLAAAGRRTGSRAGAGEGA
- the crtI gene encoding phytoene desaturase family protein, which translates into the protein MTSRAVVIGGGISGLATAALLAREGRQVTLLEKNESLGGRAGSWEQDGFRFDTGPSWYLMPEVFDHFFKLMGTSADQELDLVRLDPGYRVYTEGDPKPIDIAASREENIALFESLEPGSGPRMEAYLDSAAETYGLAKEHFLYSTFDQVRPLLVGPVLKRFPKLVRLLTENLMSFAGRTVHDDRLQKILGYPGVFLGTSPYSAPSMYHLMSHLDLADGVLYPRGGFTSVIHALERIARREGVEIITGAEATRIVLAVEAEAAAEAITKPADPYDYPTTEFDTTVLDRDELRRMLGGEYEPAATVPAAVEAPRQAAKGQLPHVGGVNWSDAEGRAHSIDADLVVSTADLHHSETDLLLPELQTYPESYWEKRTAGPSAVLILLGVRGELPELEHHTLFFTKDWRSNFRAIFDSPPGTAVPDPASIYVCRPSASDPAVAPDGEENLFVLVPIAPDVSLGRGGVDGDGDARIETIADAAIEQIGAWAGIPDLASRILVRRTVGPADFADDFHAWKGTALGPAHTLRQSAMFRAKGVSSKVDGLYYAGASTMPGVGLPMCLISAELVIKRLRGDVSTTPLAEPLEPLDTVDRMVPGAPSGGRS
- a CDS encoding phytoene/squalene synthase family protein yields the protein MTEAARESQLSLYDRVAVETAAIVIRRYSTSFGLAARLLGPTVRRDVENIYALVRIADEVVDGLGESAHLDADGIRERLDALEAETEQAIRVGYSTNLIVHAFALTSRQVGIGTDLTRPFFRSMRADITRTAHDRASFDDYVYGSAEVVGLMCLAAFLRGVDVTPSERARLETGAKHLGAAFQKINFLRDLAADFRSLGRSYFPDVTVESFTEAQKAQILAEIDDDLACAARCLPGLPPSSRRAVALAQGLFEELATRLRDTPAATLMTTRIRVPNPVKARIAAGAAVGRLPRAVEKEAAE